In one Pseudomonas sp. SCA2728.1_7 genomic region, the following are encoded:
- a CDS encoding nucleoside-diphosphate sugar epimerase/dehydratase has product MDKMRLFLLGMPRQRKRLIQVIMDVFLVWISLWGSFVVRLGIENVTQPIETHLWLFISAPLIAIPLFIRFGMYRAVMRYFGNDALIAIIKAVSLSALILALVVFWYSNHKTVVPRSIIFNYWWLSLVIIGGLRLCMRQYFMGDWFMAAKHVPFTSRDDGLTKVAVYGAGVAGNQLVAALRMGRVMRPVAFIDDDASIADRSISGLQVYKPKHIQQMIDVTGAQEILLALPSSTRARRREILNLLEGFPLHVRSVPNFTDLASGRVKVEDIQEIDIADLLGRDAVPAQPDLLERCIKGKTVMVTGAGGSIGSELCRQIFLLGPTTLLLFEHSEFNLYSILSELEQRGCRDAVDVRLLPILGSIRHQEKLLDVMKTWKVDTVYHAAAYKHVPMVEHNIAEGVLNNVIGTLNTAQAALQSGVSNFVLISTDKAVRPTNVMGSTKRLAELTLQALSREIAPVLFGDKANVSRVNKTRFTMVRFGNVLGSSGSVIPLFHRQIKSGGPLTVTHPKITRYFMTIPEAAQLVIQAGSMGQGGDVFVLDMGEPVRIVELAEKMIHLSGLSIRSDRNPQGDISIEFTGLRPGEKLFEELLIGDNVAATPHPMIMTASEDHLPWDVLKGRLSDLLIAVEKDDYARVRQLLRETVSGYTPDGEIVDWIYQQRRLEP; this is encoded by the coding sequence ATGGATAAAATGCGATTATTCCTGCTTGGAATGCCTCGCCAAAGAAAACGTCTGATTCAGGTAATCATGGACGTATTCCTGGTGTGGATATCGCTATGGGGATCGTTCGTGGTTCGTTTGGGAATCGAAAATGTTACCCAGCCCATTGAGACGCATCTCTGGCTCTTTATCAGCGCGCCGCTGATTGCCATTCCATTGTTCATTCGTTTCGGCATGTATCGTGCCGTGATGCGTTATTTTGGCAACGATGCGCTAATCGCCATTATCAAAGCGGTCAGTCTGTCTGCGCTCATCCTCGCTTTAGTCGTCTTCTGGTACAGCAACCACAAGACTGTGGTGCCGCGTTCCATCATCTTCAATTACTGGTGGTTAAGCCTGGTGATCATCGGGGGACTGCGCTTATGCATGCGCCAGTATTTCATGGGCGACTGGTTCATGGCGGCCAAGCATGTCCCGTTTACGAGTCGCGACGACGGCCTCACCAAGGTCGCAGTGTACGGCGCGGGAGTGGCTGGTAATCAACTGGTTGCTGCGCTGCGGATGGGGCGCGTGATGCGGCCTGTGGCGTTTATCGATGATGATGCAAGCATTGCTGATCGCTCCATTTCCGGTCTGCAAGTCTACAAACCAAAACATATACAGCAAATGATCGATGTCACCGGAGCGCAGGAGATCCTGCTTGCGCTGCCATCATCGACTCGTGCGCGGCGTCGCGAGATTCTCAACTTGCTGGAAGGTTTCCCCCTTCATGTGCGCAGCGTTCCAAACTTCACCGATCTGGCAAGCGGCCGGGTCAAAGTCGAAGACATTCAGGAAATCGATATCGCAGATTTGCTCGGGCGAGACGCTGTCCCGGCTCAGCCTGATTTACTCGAGCGCTGTATCAAAGGCAAGACAGTCATGGTAACTGGGGCCGGTGGTTCCATCGGTTCGGAGTTATGCCGGCAGATATTTTTGCTGGGCCCGACAACATTGCTTCTGTTTGAACATAGTGAGTTCAATCTTTACAGCATTCTCTCCGAGCTCGAGCAGCGTGGCTGCCGTGATGCGGTGGACGTTCGCCTGCTGCCGATCCTCGGTTCCATCCGTCACCAGGAAAAACTGCTCGACGTGATGAAGACCTGGAAGGTCGACACTGTCTATCACGCGGCGGCTTACAAACACGTACCGATGGTGGAGCACAATATCGCGGAGGGTGTGCTGAATAATGTTATCGGCACACTAAACACTGCTCAGGCAGCGCTGCAGTCAGGTGTCTCAAACTTCGTTCTGATTTCTACCGACAAGGCCGTACGTCCCACCAATGTCATGGGCAGTACCAAACGACTTGCCGAGCTGACGCTGCAAGCGCTCAGTCGCGAGATCGCCCCGGTATTGTTCGGTGATAAGGCCAATGTCTCTCGAGTCAACAAAACTCGATTTACCATGGTTCGTTTCGGCAATGTATTAGGTTCGTCCGGTTCAGTGATCCCTCTGTTTCACAGGCAAATCAAGTCCGGCGGCCCGCTGACGGTCACTCACCCGAAAATCACCCGCTACTTCATGACCATCCCCGAAGCCGCTCAATTGGTGATCCAGGCTGGCTCCATGGGACAAGGCGGCGACGTATTCGTGCTGGACATGGGCGAACCGGTAAGGATTGTCGAGCTGGCAGAAAAGATGATTCACCTCTCGGGCCTGAGCATTCGTTCCGATCGCAATCCTCAAGGAGATATCTCCATTGAGTTCACTGGATTGCGCCCGGGCGAAAAGCTCTTCGAGGAACTGTTGATCGGCGATAACGTAGCCGCCACCCCACATCCGATGATCATGACGGCTAGCGAGGACCATTTGCCATGGGATGTGTTGAAAGGGCGTTTGAGTGATCTGCTGATTGCTGTCGAGAAAGATGACTATGCCCGCGTCCGTCAACTCCTGCGTGAAACCGTCAGCGGTTACACCCCCGACGGCGAAATCGTCGACTGGATCTACCAGCAGCGCCGTCTCGAGCCTTGA
- the fabF gene encoding beta-ketoacyl-ACP synthase II gives MDSRRIVVTGMGLVSPLGSDLEVVWQRLLAGRSGLRNLPEATVADLPTRVGGAVPTLEEDAEAGFDPDRATPPKEQKKMDRFILFAMEAARQALEQADWHPSESKSQERTATIIGSGVGGFGAIADAVRTTDSRGPRRLSPFTIPSFLVNLAAGHVSIQHGLKGPLGAPVTACAAGVQAIGDAARLIRAGEADIAVCGGAEACIDRVSLAGFAAARALSSGYNDTPQRASRPFDSGRDGFVMGEGAGLLVIESLEHALARGATPLGELVGYGTSADAYHLTAGPEDGSGARRAMTLALAQAGITPDQVQHLNAHATSTPVGDLGELAAIKALFGTQNKIAVTSTKSATGHLLGAAGGLEAIFTLLAIRDQVVPPTLNFDNPDPASAGVDIVHGQARPMAIEYALSNGFGFGGVNASVLFKRWQA, from the coding sequence ATGGATTCGCGTCGAATAGTCGTCACGGGCATGGGCCTGGTTTCACCCTTGGGCAGCGATCTCGAAGTCGTATGGCAGCGTTTGCTGGCCGGGCGTTCTGGTTTGCGTAACTTGCCTGAAGCAACGGTCGCTGATTTGCCCACGCGAGTCGGCGGCGCGGTGCCAACGCTGGAAGAAGACGCTGAGGCAGGATTTGATCCGGATCGCGCCACGCCACCCAAGGAACAGAAGAAGATGGACCGCTTTATTCTGTTCGCCATGGAAGCTGCCCGGCAGGCATTGGAACAGGCTGACTGGCACCCCTCGGAAAGCAAAAGCCAGGAGCGTACAGCTACGATCATCGGCTCCGGTGTCGGCGGTTTCGGCGCGATTGCCGACGCTGTACGCACCACCGACAGTCGCGGTCCTCGGCGTTTGTCGCCATTCACCATTCCGTCGTTCCTGGTCAATCTCGCGGCAGGGCACGTGTCGATTCAACACGGCCTCAAGGGGCCTTTGGGCGCACCCGTGACGGCGTGCGCTGCGGGTGTTCAAGCGATTGGCGATGCGGCGCGCTTGATCCGCGCCGGTGAAGCGGATATTGCCGTGTGTGGCGGCGCGGAAGCTTGCATCGACCGCGTCAGTCTTGCCGGTTTTGCGGCAGCGCGGGCGTTATCCAGCGGCTACAACGACACCCCGCAGCGCGCCTCTCGGCCGTTCGACAGCGGTCGCGACGGCTTCGTGATGGGTGAGGGTGCGGGGCTGTTGGTGATTGAATCCCTGGAACACGCCTTGGCGCGTGGCGCGACGCCGCTGGGGGAACTGGTCGGTTATGGCACCAGCGCCGATGCCTATCACCTGACTGCCGGGCCGGAAGATGGCAGTGGTGCGCGGCGCGCGATGACGCTGGCATTGGCGCAGGCGGGTATCACGCCGGATCAGGTGCAGCACCTCAACGCTCATGCGACCTCGACCCCGGTGGGCGACCTCGGCGAGTTGGCGGCGATCAAAGCGTTGTTCGGCACGCAAAATAAAATCGCCGTGACCTCGACCAAGTCCGCCACCGGTCATTTGCTCGGCGCTGCCGGTGGGCTTGAAGCCATTTTCACGCTGCTGGCGATTCGTGATCAGGTGGTGCCGCCGACGCTGAATTTCGACAATCCCGATCCGGCGAGCGCAGGTGTAGATATCGTCCACGGCCAGGCGCGACCGATGGCGATCGAATATGCACTGTCCAACGGTTTCGGGTTCGGCGGGGTCAATGCCAGCGTGCTGTTCAAGCGCTGGCAGGCTTAA
- a CDS encoding glycosyltransferase family 2 protein — protein MEPQPPRAGQPDSDLSVEAQMKLPSQCKVAILMCTYNGQAYLKEQIDSLISQTHQNWTLYISDDGSTDGTLALLETYRELIDSQRIHLFSGPREGFAKNFMSLVRNENVEGDFFAFSDQDDIWHNDKLERSIRQLQSFPGNQPALYCSRTRLINENRKVIGFSPKFNRPPLFQNALIQSIAGANTMLLNGAARDLLNRTSPDIPVVAHDWLAYLLTTACGGKVIYDSEPTLDYRQHGGNVIGSNSSIKERILRLGKLIDGRFSRWSDVNLSILEPLEEDLTPSNRQTVHDFKKARQSTLLQRFRLMRSSGIYRQTLMGNISLILAIYLNKI, from the coding sequence ATGGAGCCGCAACCGCCCCGAGCCGGTCAACCAGATTCTGATCTATCCGTCGAAGCCCAGATGAAATTGCCCTCCCAGTGTAAAGTCGCAATCCTGATGTGCACGTACAATGGCCAGGCATACCTGAAAGAACAGATCGATTCGCTCATATCCCAGACTCATCAAAACTGGACGCTGTACATATCCGATGATGGTTCTACCGACGGCACACTTGCGCTACTGGAAACCTACCGGGAATTGATCGATTCACAGCGCATTCATTTATTCAGCGGACCCCGCGAGGGATTTGCCAAAAACTTTATGTCGCTTGTTAGAAATGAGAATGTCGAGGGAGACTTTTTCGCATTCAGCGATCAGGACGATATCTGGCACAACGACAAGCTGGAAAGAAGCATCCGCCAATTGCAGTCGTTCCCCGGAAATCAGCCCGCTCTATACTGCTCGCGCACTCGCCTTATCAACGAAAATCGCAAAGTCATCGGGTTTTCACCCAAATTCAACCGACCGCCCCTATTCCAAAATGCGCTAATACAGAGTATTGCAGGCGCCAATACGATGCTTCTGAATGGCGCGGCACGAGACTTGTTGAACAGAACTTCACCCGACATTCCTGTTGTCGCACATGACTGGCTTGCCTATCTTTTAACGACAGCGTGCGGTGGAAAGGTCATCTACGATTCGGAGCCAACGCTCGATTACCGCCAACACGGTGGCAATGTGATCGGTTCCAACTCCAGTATCAAAGAACGCATACTTCGTTTGGGAAAACTTATCGACGGACGATTTAGCCGCTGGAGCGATGTCAATCTGAGCATCCTTGAACCACTTGAAGAAGATCTGACACCCAGCAACAGACAGACAGTGCATGACTTCAAAAAGGCAAGGCAAAGCACATTGCTTCAGAGGTTTCGTCTAATGAGAAGTTCAGGAATTTATCGTCAGACCTTGATGGGCAATATAAGCCTTATTCTAGCCATCTATCTGAACAAGATTTAA
- a CDS encoding SDR family oxidoreductase has product MNSAQSKGTALVTGASSGIGAIYAQRLAARGFDLLLVARDKDRLESAASQLRDAHGVQVEVLKADLTQKDDVLKLEQRLRSDSSISLLVNNAGVASDGLLANADMDQLERLIQLNITAVTRLASAAAASFAKAGRGTIINIASVVALFPERFNATYSASKAYVLSLTQSLNTELEGTGVQIQAVLPGVTRTEIWERSGIDASGIPAEMVMDAGEMVDAALAGLDQGELITIPSLPDAGEWHAFVAARHVMAPNLSRSSAAQRYKSGN; this is encoded by the coding sequence ATGAATTCCGCACAATCTAAAGGTACTGCTCTGGTTACCGGTGCATCGTCCGGTATCGGTGCGATTTACGCTCAGCGCCTGGCGGCGCGTGGTTTTGATCTGCTGCTGGTTGCCCGTGACAAGGATCGTCTGGAAAGCGCCGCGAGTCAGTTGCGCGATGCCCATGGTGTTCAGGTCGAAGTGCTGAAAGCAGACCTGACGCAAAAGGATGACGTACTCAAACTCGAGCAACGCCTGCGCAGCGATTCCAGCATCAGTTTGCTGGTGAATAACGCCGGTGTGGCGTCGGACGGTTTGTTGGCCAACGCCGATATGGACCAGTTGGAGCGCTTGATCCAGTTGAACATCACCGCCGTCACGCGCCTTGCCTCGGCCGCGGCCGCGAGTTTCGCTAAGGCCGGGCGTGGCACGATCATCAATATCGCCTCGGTGGTGGCGCTGTTTCCGGAACGCTTCAACGCCACCTACAGCGCTAGCAAAGCTTATGTACTGAGCCTGACCCAGTCGCTGAACACTGAACTCGAAGGCACCGGCGTGCAGATCCAGGCCGTGCTGCCGGGTGTGACTCGCACCGAAATCTGGGAGCGCTCCGGCATCGATGCCAGTGGCATTCCGGCAGAAATGGTCATGGACGCAGGCGAGATGGTCGATGCGGCGCTGGCCGGTCTGGATCAGGGCGAGTTGATCACCATTCCTTCGCTGCCTGACGCAGGCGAATGGCACGCCTTTGTTGCGGCTCGCCATGTCATGGCACCGAACCTTTCCCGCAGTTCCGCAGCCCAACGCTACAAGTCCGGCAATTGA
- a CDS encoding DUF2897 family protein — MPWYAWLILVVAIGSIVGGLMMLRDTANKVDLTDEERRRVAQRNAEADAKDAQDR; from the coding sequence ATGCCCTGGTATGCCTGGTTGATTCTGGTCGTTGCAATCGGCTCGATCGTCGGCGGATTAATGATGTTGCGCGACACCGCCAACAAGGTCGATCTGACCGATGAAGAACGCCGACGCGTTGCCCAACGCAATGCCGAAGCCGACGCCAAAGACGCCCAAGATCGCTGA
- a CDS encoding ABC transporter permease: MWRQTINSSVALAKRSISIQIKQHALGYAWALITPMLYAACYIFIKGQLNGGAAHSADSGWDILRAFAGVTIFQWWMHIVQEMSDFIRKNRGLLRGINVGPIPFVLSVLFEGLIGLLIRVVLILIAIPLLGLSFPTQPFSWLSIIISLMALLISAVTIGTILAPWAVLYADVRKGLSSVSLPVILISPIFYPAFEQTSGPLFWLNCINPLAAPLAILAKSLHDLESVYMLPLIISTVVFTLILSWSLKQLHRQVPILLERMG, translated from the coding sequence ATGTGGCGACAAACCATTAACTCCAGTGTTGCGCTTGCGAAGCGCAGTATTTCCATTCAGATAAAACAACACGCTTTGGGTTACGCATGGGCACTAATAACGCCCATGCTTTATGCTGCTTGCTATATCTTTATCAAGGGTCAATTGAATGGTGGTGCCGCACATTCGGCAGACTCCGGCTGGGACATACTACGAGCGTTTGCCGGAGTAACGATTTTTCAATGGTGGATGCATATCGTTCAAGAGATGTCTGATTTTATTCGAAAGAATAGAGGTCTTTTGCGAGGTATTAACGTCGGGCCAATTCCTTTCGTTCTATCAGTTTTATTTGAAGGGTTGATTGGTTTGCTGATCAGAGTGGTATTGATATTGATCGCAATACCTTTGTTGGGTCTGTCGTTCCCTACGCAACCTTTCTCCTGGCTGTCAATTATAATTTCCTTGATGGCTTTGCTGATTTCAGCGGTCACCATCGGAACTATACTTGCGCCATGGGCGGTGCTGTACGCGGATGTTCGTAAAGGGCTCTCGTCCGTCAGTTTACCAGTGATACTCATATCACCGATTTTTTACCCGGCTTTTGAACAAACTTCCGGGCCTTTGTTCTGGTTGAACTGTATCAACCCTTTAGCTGCTCCATTGGCTATATTGGCGAAGTCCTTACACGATTTGGAATCTGTTTACATGCTTCCATTGATTATCAGTACGGTGGTGTTTACCTTAATTTTGAGTTGGTCGCTCAAACAGCTCCATCGTCAAGTACCGATTCTGCTTGAGCGCATGGGGTAA
- a CDS encoding ABC transporter ATP-binding protein: MTVLLEVNDLWKKYSRDLKSSVKYAARDILRGAVSGGQNDHKDLRDSEFWAIRGMNFSLRRGEVLGVLGHNGAGKSTLLKCIAGKLAADRGSVIRNGELGYLLEMSAGFSPTMTGRDNVTVRGRLMGMNGKALAAYIDEVKDFSELDTFFDSPVQFYSSGMKSRLGFAASSVIRPDILIIDEVLAVGDLSFRLRCYERVNELARNAAVIFVSHSIGQVARLCNRAIFLEKGKVLYEGGVQNAISLYQDKLGDQNERKRGHTLHPELISFSLMANGCQLVPGQSLPYGANLSLDIDISKLPENAVIRPLLRDGSQGVLADWNSVRSNLSWPAGRTRLKADLGSAELAPGAYSISIEVMSPDGVEHISLSESTPFRIGGSYLNAVAIQKTATWQFPE; encoded by the coding sequence ATGACTGTACTGCTAGAAGTAAACGATTTATGGAAAAAGTATTCACGTGACTTGAAGTCATCTGTGAAGTATGCGGCTCGAGATATTTTGCGTGGCGCTGTAAGCGGTGGGCAAAACGATCACAAAGACCTTCGCGATTCCGAGTTTTGGGCGATTAGAGGTATGAATTTCTCCCTTCGCCGTGGTGAAGTACTTGGCGTACTGGGACATAACGGCGCAGGAAAAAGCACACTGCTCAAATGTATTGCCGGGAAACTGGCAGCTGATCGAGGCAGTGTGATCCGAAACGGTGAGCTGGGTTACCTGCTGGAAATGAGCGCGGGTTTTTCGCCTACCATGACGGGTCGTGACAATGTCACGGTGCGCGGTCGTTTGATGGGCATGAATGGCAAAGCGTTAGCTGCCTATATTGATGAAGTTAAAGATTTCTCTGAGCTTGATACGTTTTTTGACTCACCTGTACAGTTTTATAGTTCAGGTATGAAGTCGAGGCTTGGTTTCGCTGCTTCCTCCGTCATTCGGCCTGATATTCTTATTATCGATGAGGTTCTTGCCGTAGGAGACCTTTCTTTCCGGCTGCGTTGTTACGAACGCGTAAACGAGCTCGCGCGGAATGCGGCAGTCATTTTCGTATCGCACTCTATCGGTCAGGTAGCTCGACTTTGTAATCGAGCCATATTCCTGGAAAAGGGTAAAGTGCTATATGAGGGAGGGGTTCAGAATGCCATTTCCCTCTATCAGGACAAGCTGGGTGATCAAAATGAGAGAAAGCGTGGTCACACACTTCATCCGGAGCTGATTTCATTCAGTTTGATGGCAAATGGTTGCCAGCTTGTTCCAGGTCAATCGCTTCCTTATGGGGCTAATCTGAGTCTTGATATAGATATTAGCAAGTTGCCCGAGAATGCAGTTATAAGACCACTACTGCGGGATGGCTCCCAAGGTGTTCTGGCGGATTGGAACTCTGTACGTTCGAATTTGTCTTGGCCTGCCGGACGGACCCGCTTAAAAGCGGATCTCGGGAGTGCGGAGTTGGCACCCGGTGCGTATTCGATTTCAATTGAAGTGATGAGTCCTGATGGGGTCGAACATATTTCACTGTCAGAGTCTACGCCCTTCAGGATTGGCGGCTCTTATTTAAATGCCGTAGCCATTCAGAAAACCGCGACATGGCAATTCCCAGAGTGA
- a CDS encoding glycosyltransferase has product MTDVKGISNDPIDTVRVFVAATPAEWLPMKVLEFSILETTDLPVQLSAIYTHQRTIPLPKDAANKARTPFSFQRFLIPELCGYEGKAIYLDADMQVFQDIAGLWNRPFQGSVLQTVGSAGGGRRSQFSVMLMDCAQLGWNIDSIINQLDKGEISYHELMYEMKLASEISFSVPELWNSLESYAEGETSLLHYTDMNTQPWVSLDNPNRGLWVSCLRRALQKGFISRDELVREIEQGHVRPSLLAEAFSNSKGNWKPAFGDLLADALYTPPYYSIAASRRGKLYAGLSRLSRAFRLILRPLLR; this is encoded by the coding sequence ATGACGGATGTTAAAGGCATCTCCAACGACCCCATAGATACAGTCCGCGTATTCGTGGCAGCCACTCCCGCTGAATGGCTGCCGATGAAGGTTCTTGAGTTCTCGATTCTTGAAACTACAGACTTGCCTGTTCAGCTGTCAGCTATTTATACACATCAGCGAACGATACCATTACCTAAGGACGCTGCTAACAAGGCAAGAACGCCTTTCTCATTCCAGCGTTTTTTAATCCCTGAACTATGTGGGTATGAAGGTAAAGCGATATATCTCGATGCGGATATGCAAGTATTTCAGGATATAGCGGGTTTATGGAATCGGCCGTTTCAGGGAAGTGTTTTGCAAACGGTCGGTAGTGCAGGGGGAGGGCGCCGCTCTCAGTTCAGCGTGATGCTGATGGACTGTGCTCAATTGGGTTGGAACATTGATAGCATTATCAACCAGCTCGATAAAGGCGAAATCAGTTATCACGAACTTATGTATGAAATGAAACTGGCCAGTGAGATTTCGTTCTCAGTTCCGGAGTTGTGGAACTCTCTAGAGAGCTACGCTGAGGGGGAAACAAGTTTGCTGCATTATACAGATATGAACACCCAACCATGGGTGTCCCTGGATAATCCTAACAGAGGTTTATGGGTTTCGTGTTTGCGTAGGGCGCTACAAAAGGGTTTTATTTCTCGTGATGAGTTAGTGCGAGAGATAGAGCAGGGTCACGTCCGGCCCTCGCTCCTTGCTGAGGCGTTTTCAAATTCCAAAGGCAATTGGAAGCCGGCTTTTGGTGATCTGTTAGCCGACGCATTATATACCCCACCCTATTATTCCATCGCCGCATCACGCCGCGGAAAGCTGTACGCGGGTTTGTCCAGGTTATCTCGTGCGTTTCGTCTGATATTGCGGCCCTTACTTCGGTAG
- a CDS encoding TetR/AcrR family transcriptional regulator produces MRYSQDHKAQTHQRIIKEASARFRKDGIGATGLQPLMKALGLTHGGFYSHFKSKDELVEKALQEAGNQVDGLCAEIFSQDNPLDAFIETYLSEWHQTSPHEGCPLLTISSELGLRGQPSPTSDAVLNARLEQIENSLEGENSADRAIVIMSTLVGALLLSRSVADAEFAQRILDVTRDHLKDRD; encoded by the coding sequence ATGCGTTATTCGCAGGACCATAAAGCCCAGACCCATCAGCGCATTATCAAGGAGGCTTCGGCACGCTTTCGCAAGGACGGAATCGGCGCTACGGGCCTGCAACCCCTGATGAAAGCGCTGGGTCTGACCCATGGCGGTTTCTACTCACATTTCAAGTCCAAGGACGAGTTGGTCGAGAAAGCCTTGCAAGAGGCCGGCAACCAGGTTGACGGGTTATGTGCAGAGATTTTTTCGCAGGATAATCCGCTTGATGCCTTTATCGAGACGTACCTGTCGGAATGGCATCAAACGTCGCCGCATGAAGGCTGCCCGTTGCTGACCATTTCTTCCGAACTGGGCCTGCGTGGACAACCGAGTCCTACCAGCGACGCGGTGTTGAATGCACGGCTGGAGCAGATCGAAAACAGCCTCGAAGGCGAAAACAGCGCAGACCGCGCCATCGTCATAATGTCGACACTGGTCGGTGCACTGCTGCTGTCACGTAGTGTCGCGGATGCCGAGTTTGCGCAACGCATCCTCGATGTCACCCGCGATCACCTCAAGGACCGGGATTAA
- a CDS encoding ComEA family DNA-binding protein has product MRTGYFYSLIFAFLTSASIAAIAAPVAPAESARAPIVMDTAAPSQGAKIDLNGADAATLQKELAGVGEAKAKAIVAYRETNGPFASVDELLEVKGIGKAILDRNRDKLEVN; this is encoded by the coding sequence ATGCGTACCGGTTACTTCTATTCCCTGATTTTTGCCTTCCTCACCAGTGCATCGATTGCCGCTATTGCCGCACCTGTTGCGCCAGCGGAGTCAGCCAGGGCGCCGATCGTAATGGATACAGCGGCGCCTTCCCAAGGTGCAAAAATCGATCTCAACGGTGCTGACGCAGCGACGCTGCAAAAAGAGCTGGCCGGAGTCGGTGAGGCCAAAGCCAAAGCGATTGTTGCATATCGTGAAACAAACGGTCCTTTCGCCTCCGTGGATGAATTGCTGGAAGTGAAAGGAATTGGCAAGGCGATCCTGGATCGCAATCGCGACAAGCTGGAAGTCAACTAA